From the Pedobacter cryoconitis genome, one window contains:
- a CDS encoding SDR family oxidoreductase: protein MENTFSLKGKVIIVTGGTGILGGAFVDAVVEAGASVGILGRNAKVANERADAINKGGGQAIALVADVMDESQLLECRAQVLEKFGRIDGLVNAAGGNQPEGVLQPEEDIFKMNLDGMKKVMDLNLWGTVIPTQVFGESIAASGKGSIVNISSMNSKRVITKVLGYNLGKAGVDYYNQWFAVELANRYGGAIRMNAIAPGFFLTEQNRTLLTNPDGSYTDRGGLAIRQTPFKRFGHPDELKGALVWLLSDASQFVTGAMICVDGGFSVFGGV, encoded by the coding sequence ATGGAAAATACATTCTCTTTAAAAGGAAAGGTCATCATTGTAACCGGAGGTACCGGGATATTAGGCGGTGCATTTGTAGATGCAGTAGTTGAGGCAGGTGCTTCGGTAGGTATTTTAGGCAGAAATGCTAAAGTTGCTAACGAACGTGCAGATGCAATTAACAAGGGTGGTGGCCAGGCCATAGCTTTAGTAGCCGATGTAATGGACGAAAGTCAGTTATTGGAATGCAGGGCACAGGTACTGGAGAAATTCGGCCGGATCGATGGTTTAGTAAATGCTGCGGGTGGAAATCAGCCTGAAGGTGTTTTACAGCCCGAAGAAGATATCTTTAAGATGAACCTGGATGGAATGAAAAAGGTAATGGACTTAAATTTATGGGGAACAGTTATTCCTACACAGGTTTTCGGAGAATCCATTGCTGCCAGTGGTAAAGGGAGCATTGTAAATATCTCTTCCATGAACTCTAAAAGAGTAATCACTAAAGTTTTAGGTTATAATTTAGGGAAAGCTGGTGTTGATTATTATAACCAGTGGTTTGCCGTTGAACTGGCCAACCGTTATGGCGGGGCAATCCGGATGAATGCGATTGCACCAGGATTTTTCCTGACTGAACAAAACCGCACATTATTAACCAATCCGGATGGCAGTTATACTGACCGCGGCGGGTTAGCGATCAGGCAAACACCATTTAAACGTTTTGGACATCCGGATGAGTTAAAAGGAGCTTTAGTTTGGTTATTAAGTGATGCTTCTCAATTTGTAACCGGAGCTATGATTTGTGTAGATGGCGGTTTCTCTGTATTTGGAGGCGTTTAA
- a CDS encoding sugar kinase has protein sequence MGKVLNFGELLLRICPDVEGGWLKENNLPFFVGGAELNVATALALWKIPSAYLTALPDNSLTEQLVDYVKGLNIDTSAIQYTGERVGLYYLHQGKDLKNAGVIYDRSGSSFATLQTGTINWDVVLKDVSWFHFSAICPAVSLAAAEVCLEALKEASARNITISVDLNYRAKLWKYGKEPIDILPGLVQYCDVVMGNLWAAEKMLGIPVPEGLVEADQKELYLEQSAVSSRELIARFPECKVVANTFRFDEQEGVRYYSTLFSEDELLVSKQYSAKNIINKVGSGDCYMAGLIYGFYQDQPAEEIIEFATAAAFSKLFVAGDATTVEANQIKEKVRNYED, from the coding sequence ATGGGAAAGGTACTGAACTTCGGAGAGTTGTTATTGCGGATTTGTCCGGACGTGGAAGGGGGCTGGTTAAAAGAAAATAACCTGCCTTTTTTTGTGGGTGGTGCAGAGCTGAATGTCGCTACGGCTTTGGCTTTGTGGAAGATACCTTCTGCTTATCTGACGGCGTTACCTGATAATTCCTTAACGGAACAATTGGTAGACTATGTGAAGGGATTAAATATTGATACGTCTGCGATTCAATATACTGGTGAACGGGTAGGTTTATACTATTTGCACCAGGGTAAAGATCTTAAAAATGCAGGGGTGATTTATGACCGCAGTGGTTCTTCTTTCGCAACTTTACAAACAGGGACGATCAACTGGGATGTTGTTTTGAAAGATGTTTCCTGGTTTCATTTTAGTGCCATCTGTCCTGCGGTAAGTTTAGCAGCGGCTGAGGTTTGTCTGGAGGCTTTAAAAGAAGCATCAGCCAGGAATATCACGATTTCAGTTGACCTTAATTACAGAGCTAAACTCTGGAAGTATGGCAAAGAACCTATTGATATTTTACCTGGTTTAGTACAGTATTGCGATGTGGTGATGGGTAATTTATGGGCTGCCGAAAAGATGCTGGGCATTCCTGTTCCTGAAGGCCTGGTTGAAGCAGATCAAAAAGAACTTTATTTAGAACAGTCGGCAGTGAGCTCGAGAGAACTGATTGCCAGATTTCCTGAGTGTAAGGTCGTTGCCAATACTTTCCGCTTTGATGAACAGGAAGGGGTAAGGTATTATTCTACTTTGTTCTCGGAGGATGAATTATTGGTATCAAAGCAATATTCAGCAAAAAATATTATCAATAAGGTAGGCAGTGGTGACTGTTATATGGCAGGTTTGATCTATGGTTTTTACCAGGATCAGCCGGCAGAAGAAATAATTGAGTTTGCAACGGCTGCTGCATTCTCCAAGCTCTTTGTAGCAGGAGATGCGACTACGGTTGAAGCCAATCAGATTAAAGAAAAAGTAAGAAATTATGAAGACTAG
- a CDS encoding bifunctional 4-hydroxy-2-oxoglutarate aldolase/2-dehydro-3-deoxy-phosphogluconate aldolase — protein MKTRERSLKAITDQGLLPLFFYEDAEVSLEIIRTLYKSGIRVLEYTNRGFAALANFRFLIDAIGIEMKDLHLGIGTIKNTEEASAFIQAGAHFIVCPVVDAEVGKLVHDAGLLWIPGCFTPTEINIAHQLNAGIIKLFPANVLGPVYVSSVKEVFPGQLFIPTGGVEIEEENMTKWFKSGVCAVGMGSKLISKEILETRDYNELASRTKKTIEMVKATR, from the coding sequence ATGAAGACTAGAGAACGTTCTTTAAAAGCGATAACTGACCAGGGTTTATTGCCTTTGTTTTTTTACGAAGATGCAGAGGTGAGTTTAGAAATCATCAGAACTTTGTATAAATCCGGAATACGGGTATTGGAATATACAAACAGGGGATTTGCTGCATTGGCGAATTTCCGTTTCCTGATTGATGCGATCGGGATTGAAATGAAAGATCTGCATCTGGGTATTGGAACGATTAAAAATACAGAAGAAGCCAGCGCTTTTATTCAAGCGGGTGCACATTTTATTGTTTGCCCGGTTGTAGATGCTGAAGTGGGTAAATTGGTACATGATGCCGGTTTGTTGTGGATTCCGGGCTGTTTTACGCCAACGGAAATTAATATCGCGCATCAGTTAAATGCAGGGATTATTAAACTTTTCCCGGCAAATGTATTGGGGCCTGTTTATGTATCTTCTGTTAAAGAGGTATTTCCGGGACAGCTTTTTATTCCAACAGGCGGTGTTGAAATTGAAGAAGAAAATATGACTAAATGGTTTAAATCCGGTGTCTGTGCGGTAGGAATGGGAAGCAAACTGATCAGTAAAGAGATCCTGGAAACCAGAGATTATAATGAATTAGCTTCACGTACCAAAAAGACTATTGAAATGGTGAAAGCCACGCGATAA
- a CDS encoding MFS transporter, producing MKEARMSNYRWTVCALLFFATTVNYLDRQVLSLLHSRLEAEFNWTNSDYANITSAFQLVYAISMLFAGRIVDRLGTKWGYAVALIVWSLGAILHAKAIPVGHGLATMLGFIGITGVSVSVLGFIFSRAVLGFGESGNFPAAIKATAEYFPKKERSLATGIFNSGANVGAVLAPLTVPWIAHTWGWESAFLIIGAVGFLWLIFWFIFYEKPEKQKRLSKAELDYILCDPDQQAIVPSPTTEAAEKVSWVKLLKYRQTWAFSLGKFMTDGVWWFFLFWLPSYLKVQYGMDDTAIMIPLAVLYSMTMIGSVGGGWFPMYFMKKGYAPYDGRMKAMLIIALFPLVVLAAQPLGHISVWIPVILIGIGASAHQAWSANIFTTVSDMFPKKAIGSVIGIGGMAGGLGGVFMSKLGGSLFDHYKALGHTQTGYTIMFTICAVAYIVAWTVMKILVPKYRPINDL from the coding sequence ATGAAAGAAGCCCGAATGAGCAATTACCGTTGGACGGTCTGTGCCCTGTTGTTTTTTGCTACGACAGTGAATTATCTTGACCGTCAGGTGCTTAGTCTGCTGCATTCGCGGTTAGAGGCAGAGTTTAACTGGACAAACAGTGACTATGCAAATATTACTTCGGCTTTTCAACTGGTGTATGCGATCTCTATGCTTTTTGCAGGCAGGATCGTAGACCGGCTGGGTACTAAATGGGGATATGCGGTTGCTTTGATTGTCTGGTCTTTAGGAGCTATTCTGCATGCTAAAGCTATTCCCGTTGGTCATGGACTGGCCACGATGTTAGGTTTCATCGGGATTACAGGTGTTTCGGTTTCTGTACTGGGCTTTATCTTTTCCAGAGCAGTTTTAGGCTTTGGTGAATCGGGTAATTTTCCTGCTGCCATTAAAGCTACGGCAGAATACTTCCCTAAAAAAGAACGTTCTCTGGCAACGGGGATCTTTAATTCAGGAGCTAATGTAGGCGCGGTATTAGCACCACTTACGGTTCCATGGATTGCGCATACCTGGGGCTGGGAATCTGCATTTTTAATTATTGGTGCGGTAGGGTTTTTATGGCTGATCTTCTGGTTTATTTTTTATGAGAAGCCAGAAAAGCAAAAGCGTTTATCGAAGGCTGAGCTGGATTATATTTTATGTGACCCTGATCAGCAGGCTATTGTCCCATCTCCAACAACCGAGGCAGCTGAGAAAGTATCATGGGTTAAGTTGTTAAAGTACAGACAAACCTGGGCTTTCAGCTTGGGTAAGTTTATGACTGATGGGGTATGGTGGTTCTTTCTGTTCTGGTTGCCGTCTTATTTAAAGGTTCAGTATGGTATGGATGATACGGCAATTATGATTCCTTTAGCGGTGTTATACAGTATGACCATGATCGGAAGTGTTGGTGGAGGATGGTTCCCGATGTACTTTATGAAAAAAGGATATGCACCTTATGATGGCAGGATGAAAGCGATGTTGATCATTGCATTATTTCCTTTAGTTGTATTAGCTGCTCAGCCTTTAGGGCATATCAGTGTATGGATTCCTGTGATTTTGATTGGAATAGGGGCTTCTGCGCATCAGGCATGGTCAGCGAATATCTTTACTACAGTTTCAGACATGTTCCCTAAAAAAGCCATTGGTTCAGTAATTGGGATTGGTGGGATGGCGGGAGGTTTAGGTGGTGTGTTTATGTCTAAGCTGGGCGGTTCACTTTTTGACCATTACAAGGCTTTAGGACACACACAAACTGGTTATACGATTATGTTCACGATTTGTGCGGTTGCTTATATTGTGGCGTGGACAGTGATGAAAATCTTAGTGCCTAAATACAGGCCAATTAATGATTTGTAA
- a CDS encoding hybrid sensor histidine kinase/response regulator transcription factor, whose amino-acid sequence MRFKPNYFLFPVLFFCFVCSQLSAQQPILFDHLNIEKGLSQNAVLSIAQDQNGFIWLGTRRGLNRYDGYRFKIYLNNPADSNSLKNDYINALYRDQKGALWVGSDAGLQKYNSQKESFELVRDPGKMTNPEGKKVTCITEDKSGNLWVGTEYGLKLLNSKNKQVYTRSFYAAKNQLPSNNIKTIYQDYLDAIWIGTSNGLCRLTLKKNGYHFENFKNTGQPGEISDNFITSIVEDKDKNLWIGTQNGGINRYDRSANKFVAFKHTSDPGSLISNVVRKIITDQSGNLWIGSLEGISIMNPKTYACVSYQNASENKKSLSQNSVYSLFKDKNESIWIGTYFGGVNIAYPYITHFIGYQKNKYESSISNNVVSSLVEDRQKNLWIGTEGGGLNYFNRKTGQYTAYLNTSSPSSLGSNLVKSIYEDKKGTIWTGTHGGGLNRFNPETQTFKRFLYNPKDPLIDEMNTFTEDQQQRLWVGTQKNGILYSNPEKTAFKPLNLPLVNQKLKDRSIYVLYRDQHQDTWIGTSDGLFLLNKARNLLVTFKMGLPQSLKSSNINCITQRKNGEIWIGTYYGGLSYYDQKRNRFVNYTQENGLPNNNVFGIMEDDAGNLWVSTSNGVSMFNPVLKTFKNYNSSDGLPGNEFNKNAYLKSPDGELFFGGYNGFTGFLTNKIQTNTKPSAIVLTDLKLDNQSVEINGADGLLKQNICQTDELILHHNQNTITLNFALLNYVKPEKNKYSYKLEGFEKNWNAVNTPTATYTNLPPGDYVFQVKGTNNDGIPSLNTKTLKISVLPPFYLTWWAYLFYGALATGIIVLLLRYLLIRAVLKNEKETNAHKLEFFTNISHEIRTPLTLIVGPLEKIIDQTIAQPELHQELSLIKNNADRLMRLTTELLDFRKAESGKMVLQVSPGNVVKFCHEIFLVFQNLAISQQLNYNFSATQKEIELYFDKVQLEKVLFNLLSNAFKFTPANGQISLHLKTETGLVQIEITNSGKGILPENQADLFNSFYQVAPAGNMGTGLGLSFSKSITELHHGKIYFESTPDINGVNGRTCFTVALPTGKDHFKPADLISDYIYYDDAVNYNKAADFNDSSNDESLKNNHVIVPEANSIPAEDFLQHTNKYTILLAEDNAEIRRFLSDALSAAYQVHECEDGLAGWETAPDLIPDLIISDVMMPNMDGLEFCRRVKTDERTSHIPVILLTARSAYIHQINGLETGADAYIIKPFNIKLLQLTLENLLNAREKLKLKYGQTITLEPKNLIINTTEQQFLANLIKIIEKHISDTDFGVPALATEIGMSQPVLYKKIRSLTDQSVNDFIKSFRLKQAARLLKAGGLSISEIAYSVGFNDRKYFSLEFKKQFGISPTEYIQNGLKE is encoded by the coding sequence ATATCTGAATAACCCCGCAGACAGTAACTCTCTGAAAAATGATTACATCAATGCTTTGTACCGGGATCAAAAAGGTGCGCTATGGGTAGGCTCAGATGCAGGCCTTCAAAAATATAACAGTCAAAAAGAGTCTTTTGAATTGGTACGTGACCCCGGCAAGATGACCAATCCTGAAGGAAAAAAAGTAACCTGTATAACAGAAGACAAATCGGGAAATTTATGGGTAGGAACAGAATACGGCTTGAAATTACTTAACAGTAAAAACAAGCAGGTCTATACACGCTCCTTTTATGCTGCTAAAAACCAGCTTCCTTCAAATAATATTAAAACTATTTACCAGGATTATCTGGACGCTATATGGATCGGAACCTCAAATGGTTTATGCCGGCTTACCCTTAAAAAAAACGGTTATCACTTTGAAAACTTTAAGAACACTGGGCAACCCGGTGAGATCAGCGATAACTTTATCACCAGCATCGTTGAAGACAAAGATAAAAACCTCTGGATCGGAACGCAGAATGGTGGCATAAACCGCTATGATCGCTCTGCTAACAAATTCGTCGCTTTTAAGCATACCAGTGATCCCGGAAGCTTAATTAGTAACGTGGTGCGCAAAATCATCACAGACCAGTCTGGAAACCTATGGATTGGCAGCCTGGAAGGGATCAGTATTATGAATCCAAAAACATACGCCTGCGTTTCCTATCAAAATGCTTCTGAGAATAAAAAGAGTTTGAGCCAGAACTCAGTTTACAGTCTGTTTAAAGATAAAAATGAATCCATCTGGATCGGGACTTACTTTGGCGGGGTCAATATTGCCTATCCATACATTACGCATTTCATCGGTTATCAGAAAAACAAATACGAATCCAGTATCAGTAATAATGTAGTGAGTTCCCTGGTAGAAGACAGGCAGAAAAACTTGTGGATAGGCACTGAAGGTGGGGGATTAAACTATTTTAACCGGAAAACAGGTCAGTATACCGCTTACCTGAATACTTCCTCCCCTTCCAGCTTAGGCTCAAACCTGGTTAAATCTATCTATGAAGATAAAAAAGGGACAATCTGGACAGGTACACATGGCGGTGGATTAAACCGTTTCAACCCGGAAACACAAACTTTCAAACGCTTTTTATATAACCCGAAAGATCCGCTGATAGATGAGATGAATACCTTTACCGAAGATCAGCAGCAAAGGTTATGGGTCGGGACACAGAAAAATGGTATACTTTATTCCAATCCTGAAAAAACTGCATTTAAACCGCTCAATCTCCCTTTAGTCAATCAGAAACTAAAAGACAGATCAATTTATGTATTGTATAGGGATCAGCACCAGGATACCTGGATTGGAACATCAGATGGTTTGTTCCTGTTAAACAAAGCCCGGAACCTGCTGGTCACTTTCAAAATGGGCTTGCCACAAAGTTTAAAATCCAGTAATATCAATTGCATCACCCAGCGTAAAAATGGTGAAATATGGATCGGTACTTATTATGGAGGATTGAGTTATTATGACCAGAAGCGGAACCGCTTTGTCAATTATACCCAGGAAAACGGCTTACCGAATAACAATGTATTCGGCATCATGGAAGATGATGCAGGCAATTTATGGGTAAGTACCAGTAACGGGGTATCCATGTTTAATCCGGTACTTAAAACCTTTAAAAACTATAATTCGAGCGACGGATTACCTGGAAATGAGTTTAATAAAAATGCTTATCTGAAAAGCCCGGATGGAGAATTATTTTTTGGTGGTTACAATGGCTTTACCGGCTTTTTGACCAATAAGATACAAACCAATACCAAGCCTTCAGCAATTGTCCTGACAGACTTGAAACTGGACAATCAATCCGTAGAAATTAATGGAGCAGACGGGCTGTTAAAACAAAATATCTGCCAGACTGATGAATTGATATTGCACCATAACCAGAACACCATTACACTCAATTTCGCTTTGCTCAACTACGTTAAACCTGAGAAAAACAAGTACAGTTATAAACTGGAAGGTTTTGAAAAGAACTGGAACGCTGTAAATACGCCTACAGCTACCTATACCAATCTGCCACCCGGCGATTATGTTTTTCAGGTGAAAGGGACAAACAATGACGGCATACCAAGCCTGAATACCAAGACACTAAAAATCAGTGTCCTTCCTCCTTTTTATTTAACCTGGTGGGCTTATTTATTTTATGGTGCCCTGGCCACAGGGATCATTGTTTTGTTGCTGCGTTATTTATTAATCAGGGCAGTACTTAAAAATGAAAAAGAGACCAATGCCCATAAACTCGAATTCTTTACGAATATTTCTCATGAGATAAGAACACCATTAACATTAATTGTAGGCCCTTTAGAAAAGATCATAGATCAGACCATCGCGCAGCCAGAATTGCACCAGGAGCTTTCCTTAATTAAAAACAATGCAGACCGTTTGATGCGCCTGACCACCGAATTACTTGATTTTAGAAAAGCAGAAAGCGGAAAAATGGTATTGCAGGTCAGTCCGGGTAATGTGGTTAAATTTTGCCATGAAATATTCCTGGTCTTCCAAAACCTGGCAATCAGCCAGCAGCTCAATTATAATTTCTCTGCAACGCAGAAAGAAATTGAGTTATACTTTGATAAAGTACAATTAGAAAAAGTACTGTTTAACCTGCTTTCCAATGCTTTTAAATTTACACCAGCAAACGGACAGATCAGTCTTCACCTTAAAACTGAAACTGGCCTTGTTCAAATTGAAATCACAAATAGTGGAAAAGGCATTCTGCCTGAAAACCAGGCAGATCTGTTTAACAGCTTTTACCAGGTAGCCCCAGCCGGAAATATGGGTACAGGTTTAGGGCTTTCCTTTTCAAAAAGCATTACAGAGCTGCATCATGGAAAAATCTATTTCGAGAGTACACCGGATATTAATGGGGTAAATGGACGTACTTGTTTTACTGTAGCGCTGCCAACGGGTAAAGATCACTTTAAACCAGCAGACCTGATTTCAGATTATATCTATTATGACGATGCTGTAAATTACAATAAAGCAGCAGATTTTAATGATAGTTCAAATGACGAATCTCTCAAAAACAACCATGTTATAGTTCCTGAAGCAAACAGTATTCCTGCTGAGGACTTTCTTCAGCACACAAATAAATACACAATCCTATTAGCGGAAGACAATGCAGAAATCAGAAGGTTTCTCAGCGATGCGCTCTCCGCGGCTTACCAGGTTCATGAATGTGAAGACGGACTCGCTGGATGGGAAACTGCACCGGATTTAATTCCTGATTTGATTATCAGTGATGTCATGATGCCAAATATGGATGGCCTTGAATTTTGCAGAAGAGTTAAAACAGATGAAAGAACCAGCCACATCCCGGTAATCCTGTTAACTGCAAGATCCGCTTATATCCATCAGATCAACGGGCTGGAAACCGGAGCAGATGCTTATATCATCAAGCCTTTTAATATCAAGCTGCTGCAATTAACATTAGAAAACCTGTTAAATGCGCGGGAGAAATTAAAATTAAAATACGGACAGACCATTACCCTTGAGCCCAAAAACCTGATTATCAACACTACTGAACAGCAATTCCTTGCGAACCTGATTAAGATTATTGAAAAACATATCAGCGATACTGACTTTGGTGTGCCTGCCCTTGCCACCGAAATAGGCATGAGCCAGCCTGTATTATACAAGAAAATAAGATCGTTAACCGATCAGTCTGTCAATGACTTTATCAAGTCTTTCCGGTTAAAGCAAGCCGCAAGGTTACTTAAAGCCGGAGGTTTATCTATCTCTGAGATCGCTTACAGCGTCGGCTTTAATGACCGGAAATACTTTAGTCTGGAATTTAAAAAGCAATTTGGGATCAGCCCGACTGAGTATATCCAGAACGGCTTAAAAGAATAA